The Rhodopirellula halodulae genome window below encodes:
- a CDS encoding baeRF3 domain-containing protein, giving the protein MIAFPNKSQLTELLTNENGDCVSILMGTYQSGRETNQNPIRFKNLIQQAIELANKKGSPILSQLEALAELEHDATFWQHQSAGLAIYVSEGTEKRMMLSHDPGESVTLSDEFNIRPIASVACGETNLMTLALSWERARLFRSDGHTSVEVKDEVFPVTMDELVTERDPEKQLQYSSHESFGAGGSETVMYHGHGEGEDKIEADRHAYLSRVGELVQKRLYNTDLQLVAFATEEVAGHFEAAAEGVEITQCIHVSPDALSDSQLDARITAFAKEHHQSNDEVLADRLGASLAGDLGSSDVEEVVLAALDGRVDTLLLGADTRIPGRCDATKHSVTLDETASTDLVNTAVRLTLNSGGTIRRLQKASAGQPVAAIYRF; this is encoded by the coding sequence ATGATCGCTTTTCCGAACAAGTCGCAGCTCACCGAACTATTGACCAACGAAAATGGCGACTGCGTGTCCATCCTGATGGGAACCTATCAGTCCGGTCGGGAAACCAATCAAAATCCCATTCGATTTAAGAATCTGATCCAACAGGCGATCGAGTTGGCGAATAAGAAGGGAAGTCCGATCCTGTCACAGTTGGAGGCTTTGGCGGAACTCGAGCACGATGCAACGTTTTGGCAGCATCAGTCCGCTGGGCTTGCGATCTACGTTTCAGAGGGCACCGAGAAGCGAATGATGTTGAGTCACGATCCGGGTGAGTCAGTGACGTTGAGCGATGAGTTCAACATTCGCCCCATCGCATCGGTGGCTTGTGGGGAAACGAACTTGATGACCTTGGCATTGTCGTGGGAGCGGGCTCGTTTGTTTCGATCGGATGGGCACACCAGCGTCGAAGTGAAGGACGAAGTGTTCCCGGTGACGATGGACGAGCTGGTCACTGAACGAGACCCCGAAAAGCAACTGCAATACTCATCGCATGAGTCATTTGGTGCCGGTGGTTCCGAGACGGTGATGTACCACGGCCACGGGGAAGGGGAAGACAAGATCGAAGCCGATCGACACGCATATCTTTCCCGCGTTGGTGAGTTGGTGCAAAAGCGACTGTACAACACCGACCTGCAATTGGTCGCGTTTGCAACGGAAGAAGTCGCTGGCCACTTCGAGGCAGCGGCCGAGGGTGTGGAGATCACGCAGTGCATTCACGTCAGCCCTGATGCTTTGAGCGACTCGCAGTTGGATGCGAGGATCACCGCGTTTGCGAAAGAGCACCATCAATCCAACGATGAGGTCTTGGCCGATCGTCTTGGGGCATCCCTCGCCGGCGATTTGGGGTCGAGCGATGTAGAAGAAGTTGTCTTGGCCGCATTGGATGGCCGAGTTGACACGCTGCTGCTGGGAGCGGACACGCGAATTCCCGGACGTTGCGACGCAACAAAACACAGCGTCACGTTGGATGAGACCGCTTCAACAGATTTGGTCAACACGGCGGTTCGTTTGACATTGAATTCAGGCGGCACGATTCGTCGGCTGCAAAAGGCTTCGGCCGGACAACCGGTGGCTGCGATCTATCGTTTCTAA
- a CDS encoding AraC family transcriptional regulator encodes MPEQKAVALLIETSNAYARGLLGGIASYIHEHDLWSIYLVEQERGAAPPPWLEEWDGDGLIARIENEEIASTVRKLKIPVVDVSAARTIPNIPWVETNDHKIGELAYQHFRERGFENFAFCGESRFNWSVLRNRAFEKRVLDDGFQCHSFDFQVDASDPDSLRKERDRLADWVRSLEPPIGVLACYDIMAQKILDVCRLHGIKVPSELALLGVDNDELLCDLCTPPLSSVVPAAHQTGREAASLLDAMMNGEEVKAEPHLIEPLGVATRQSTDVLAIKDPEIAAAVRFIRDHCCDGINVQDVVKKVPLSRRVFESRFLALMGRTPHQEITRRRIERVRYLLIETDLTLVQISRRTGFQNHEYMSVAFRRAMGHPPATYRRKFRKI; translated from the coding sequence ATGCCTGAACAGAAAGCAGTTGCCCTTCTCATCGAGACCTCCAACGCATACGCCCGCGGGCTTTTAGGAGGAATCGCATCCTACATCCACGAACATGATTTGTGGTCGATCTATTTGGTCGAACAGGAACGTGGCGCGGCGCCTCCACCTTGGTTGGAGGAGTGGGATGGCGACGGATTGATCGCTCGAATTGAAAACGAGGAAATTGCCTCGACCGTTCGGAAGCTGAAGATTCCGGTGGTGGATGTGAGTGCCGCTCGGACCATTCCGAATATCCCCTGGGTCGAAACCAACGATCACAAGATCGGCGAATTGGCTTACCAGCATTTTCGCGAACGCGGTTTCGAGAACTTCGCCTTCTGTGGTGAGTCGCGATTCAATTGGTCGGTATTGCGGAACAGGGCGTTCGAGAAACGGGTGCTGGACGATGGTTTCCAGTGTCACTCGTTCGATTTTCAAGTTGACGCATCCGATCCGGATTCGCTGCGGAAGGAACGCGATCGTTTAGCAGATTGGGTCCGTTCGCTTGAGCCGCCCATCGGTGTGCTCGCTTGCTATGACATCATGGCTCAGAAGATCCTCGACGTGTGCCGTTTGCATGGCATCAAGGTGCCCAGTGAGTTGGCTCTGCTGGGCGTCGACAACGACGAACTGCTGTGTGATTTGTGCACGCCACCATTGTCGAGCGTCGTCCCCGCCGCCCATCAAACGGGGCGCGAAGCCGCTTCACTGCTTGATGCAATGATGAATGGCGAGGAAGTCAAAGCGGAGCCGCATTTGATCGAACCGTTGGGCGTTGCAACGCGGCAGTCCACGGACGTGCTGGCGATCAAGGATCCAGAAATCGCGGCGGCTGTGCGATTCATTCGCGATCATTGTTGCGACGGGATCAACGTCCAGGATGTGGTGAAGAAGGTTCCTTTGTCACGGCGAGTGTTTGAAAGTCGTTTTTTAGCACTGATGGGCCGAACGCCTCACCAAGAGATCACGCGGCGGCGAATCGAGCGAGTTCGCTATCTTTTGATCGAGACCGATTTAACGCTTGTTCAAATTTCGCGTCGAACAGGTTTCCAAAACCACGAATACATGAGCGTCGCTTTCCGTCGCGCCATGGGACATCCCCCAGCGACTTACCGTCGCAAGTTTCGCAAGATCTAA
- a CDS encoding PVC-type heme-binding CxxCH protein — MMNRAIRLLALLALSSLPLIGNTTFAAESQRLQVLFLGDNGHHQPKPRFDELQPVMQSNGVDLTYTDDVSVLQSEQLANYDALLLYANIDEIAPEHASALLTYVENGGGFVPLHCASFCFRNNPDVVALMGAQFQRHGTGVFRATPAKANHELMQGFGGFESWDETYVHHLHNEKNRTVLEYRVDASGREPWTWIREHGKGRVFYTAWGHDSRTWTNPGFHNLVERGIRWVAKRDPQQAGEFADAASFPVPEMTSLPEGDKPFTFTDVGAKIPNYTAGEKWGEQGKPKTLMQDPLPAEKSIDRYVTPEGMQMKLWASEDDLGGKPIAMTWDEEGRLWVCETMDYPNELQPKGDGRDRIRICEDTDHDGVADKFTLFAEGLSIPTTLVCYRGGVIVQDGQETVYLKDVDGDDKADFRQVLITGWALGDTHGGVSNFRYGPDNWIWGMQGYNASRPVINGERQQGFRQGFWRFKVDADRNGEATKIDGSKASDDFSEHTVKVEKLEFMRATNNNTWGLGFSEDGLVFGSTANHNPSNFLPIANRYYEQVRGWSPRTLQMISDSHLFDPITENVRQVDHHGGYTAAAGHGLYTAREYPQAWWNRTAFVCGPTGHLVGTFVLTPDGAGFKSTSPFNLVASDDEWAAPIMAETGPDGYVWVLDWYNYIVQHNPTPHGFETGRGNAYETDLRDKRHGRVYRVVTNNGESALVPALTADNVAGLIDGLQHTAMPVRLQAQRLLVEMGEIDAATVDQLLALIANTDVDAIGLNPGAIHALWTLEGLELIGANHANVDAAVRTALSHPSAGVRRAAVTVLGSTEEDLQSLIESGTLSDSNAQVQLAALLKLAEPSTPTIDAVISAIVDSSENLGGDRWLLDAWTSATAMHSAGALPAVLASATDQPLPRSVRQRLSVIAEHFARSQPDAAALQQFIQSVAATDSSNASSVLQGLAAGWPKDHQVELSDQSEQDLVSLFDQVSVDEQSQLVRLSTKWGTAALTEKVEELADQLLEKVQDGSLSDRDRISSAQQLVSMQPNSEDVVFDLLESIGPQTTPATTLGILDALKNSRSEELGGALVEQTAASTPSVREAIIRVLLSQPNTTLELIESIEAGDLRMSDLSLNQRQALNNHPDKSIKEKAQQLLKASGGVPTANRVALLKDWLPVAHAKGDATLGAAIFKKHCANCHRHSGEGADVGPDLTGMAVHPKEELLTHILDPNQSVEGNFRTFAVLTTEGQVITGMLGGESRTSIELIDAQAKRHTILREEIEQLNASSQSLMPEGFESQIKREEMTDLLEFLTARGKYTPLSFSGIATAVSTRGMFSDGDNGPDRIIFPDWTPKKHNGVPFTLVDPQDGRVPNVILLHGPQGTKPPLMPKQVPLVCNATASAIHVLGAVSGWGFPYGQEGSHTATIRLNYADGTVEDHKLLNGVHFADYIRRVDVPQSEFAFDVRGQQVRYLKLTPKRQEPLKTIELIKGDDSSSPIFVAITVESP, encoded by the coding sequence ATGATGAACCGCGCCATCCGACTTCTGGCTTTGCTGGCACTGAGTTCGTTGCCATTGATTGGCAACACAACGTTTGCGGCAGAGTCTCAACGACTGCAAGTGTTGTTTCTTGGTGACAACGGTCACCACCAACCCAAGCCTCGCTTCGACGAACTGCAACCCGTCATGCAGTCCAATGGAGTTGACCTGACCTACACCGATGACGTTTCGGTTTTGCAGTCGGAGCAACTTGCGAACTACGACGCTTTGCTCTTGTACGCAAACATCGACGAGATTGCTCCCGAGCATGCAAGTGCTTTGTTGACGTATGTCGAAAACGGTGGCGGTTTCGTTCCGCTGCATTGTGCCTCGTTCTGCTTCCGAAACAACCCGGACGTGGTCGCCTTGATGGGGGCCCAATTCCAACGACATGGAACCGGCGTCTTCCGAGCAACTCCCGCCAAGGCCAATCACGAGTTGATGCAGGGTTTTGGTGGCTTTGAAAGCTGGGACGAAACCTACGTCCACCATTTGCACAATGAGAAGAATCGCACGGTCTTGGAATACCGAGTCGATGCGTCCGGTCGTGAACCGTGGACATGGATTCGTGAGCACGGGAAGGGCCGTGTCTTTTACACCGCATGGGGTCACGACAGTCGCACTTGGACCAATCCAGGTTTTCACAATCTGGTCGAGCGTGGCATTCGCTGGGTTGCCAAACGCGATCCACAACAAGCCGGTGAATTCGCGGACGCCGCGTCGTTCCCTGTCCCCGAGATGACATCGCTACCCGAAGGCGACAAACCATTCACCTTCACCGACGTCGGCGCGAAAATCCCGAACTACACCGCTGGTGAAAAATGGGGTGAGCAAGGTAAACCCAAAACGCTGATGCAAGACCCGCTGCCCGCGGAAAAATCGATCGATCGTTATGTGACTCCCGAAGGCATGCAGATGAAACTGTGGGCATCGGAGGACGATCTAGGCGGCAAACCGATCGCGATGACCTGGGACGAAGAAGGCCGATTGTGGGTGTGCGAGACGATGGATTACCCCAACGAACTGCAACCCAAAGGCGACGGCCGCGACCGCATTCGAATTTGCGAAGACACCGACCACGATGGCGTCGCGGATAAGTTCACCCTGTTCGCGGAAGGCCTCAGCATCCCAACCACGTTGGTTTGCTACCGCGGTGGAGTGATCGTTCAAGACGGCCAAGAGACGGTTTACCTGAAAGATGTCGACGGCGATGACAAGGCGGACTTCCGCCAAGTCTTGATCACCGGCTGGGCTCTCGGTGACACACACGGCGGCGTGAGCAACTTCCGCTACGGTCCTGACAACTGGATCTGGGGCATGCAGGGCTACAACGCTTCGCGTCCCGTAATCAATGGCGAGCGACAACAAGGTTTTCGCCAGGGTTTCTGGCGTTTCAAAGTGGACGCAGATCGCAACGGTGAAGCCACCAAAATTGACGGTTCGAAAGCCTCCGATGACTTCTCCGAGCACACCGTGAAGGTGGAGAAGTTGGAGTTCATGCGAGCGACCAACAACAACACTTGGGGACTTGGTTTCTCGGAAGACGGTCTGGTCTTCGGTTCGACCGCCAACCACAACCCCAGCAACTTTTTGCCCATCGCGAACCGCTATTACGAACAGGTTCGAGGCTGGTCGCCACGCACGCTGCAGATGATCTCGGACAGTCACCTGTTTGATCCGATCACGGAAAACGTTCGCCAAGTCGATCATCACGGTGGCTACACCGCTGCCGCTGGTCACGGTCTTTACACCGCTCGCGAGTACCCGCAAGCTTGGTGGAACCGCACCGCGTTTGTCTGCGGACCGACCGGTCACTTGGTGGGAACATTTGTGCTGACACCCGATGGAGCCGGCTTCAAGAGCACCAGCCCCTTCAACTTGGTGGCCAGCGACGATGAGTGGGCGGCGCCGATCATGGCCGAGACCGGTCCGGACGGCTACGTTTGGGTGCTGGATTGGTACAACTACATCGTCCAACACAACCCGACGCCTCACGGTTTTGAAACCGGGCGTGGGAACGCGTACGAGACCGACTTGCGTGACAAGCGACACGGTCGTGTCTATCGCGTGGTCACCAACAACGGCGAATCCGCATTGGTACCCGCACTAACCGCTGACAATGTCGCTGGTTTGATTGACGGGCTTCAACACACCGCGATGCCAGTTCGCTTGCAAGCCCAACGCTTGCTGGTCGAAATGGGTGAGATCGACGCGGCGACGGTTGACCAATTGCTCGCATTGATCGCTAACACGGATGTCGACGCCATCGGTTTGAATCCCGGTGCGATCCACGCTCTGTGGACCCTGGAGGGCTTGGAGCTGATTGGTGCAAATCACGCGAACGTGGATGCTGCTGTACGCACCGCACTGTCGCATCCCAGCGCGGGCGTTCGCCGTGCTGCGGTCACCGTTCTCGGAAGCACCGAAGAGGACCTGCAATCGTTGATCGAATCGGGCACGCTGAGTGACTCCAACGCTCAAGTCCAACTCGCCGCGTTGCTGAAACTCGCCGAACCCTCCACGCCAACGATCGATGCGGTGATCTCCGCAATTGTGGATTCTTCGGAAAACCTCGGCGGCGATCGCTGGTTGCTCGATGCTTGGACCAGTGCCACCGCCATGCATTCTGCTGGTGCGTTGCCCGCGGTATTGGCATCCGCCACAGACCAACCACTTCCTCGTTCTGTCCGACAACGTTTATCGGTGATCGCGGAACACTTCGCTCGATCACAACCCGACGCCGCGGCACTGCAACAGTTCATTCAATCGGTCGCCGCCACGGACTCCAGCAACGCATCCAGCGTTCTGCAGGGCCTGGCAGCCGGTTGGCCGAAGGATCATCAAGTCGAATTGTCGGATCAATCCGAGCAGGATTTGGTATCTTTGTTCGACCAAGTTTCCGTGGACGAGCAGAGCCAGTTGGTTCGATTGTCGACCAAATGGGGCACCGCCGCGCTGACCGAAAAAGTCGAGGAACTCGCGGATCAACTGCTCGAAAAAGTCCAAGACGGATCGTTGAGCGATCGTGATCGCATCAGCTCGGCTCAGCAATTGGTTTCGATGCAGCCTAACAGCGAAGACGTGGTGTTCGACCTGCTTGAAAGCATCGGTCCACAAACCACCCCCGCCACAACCCTGGGGATTCTGGACGCGTTGAAAAATAGCCGCAGTGAAGAATTGGGCGGAGCCTTGGTTGAACAAACCGCCGCCTCCACCCCATCGGTTCGCGAAGCCATCATTCGCGTTTTGCTTTCCCAACCCAACACCACGCTGGAATTGATCGAGAGCATCGAAGCTGGCGATTTGCGAATGTCGGATTTGTCGTTGAACCAACGCCAAGCGTTGAACAATCACCCGGATAAGTCGATCAAGGAGAAAGCGCAGCAACTGCTGAAAGCTTCCGGTGGAGTTCCGACGGCAAACCGAGTCGCTTTGCTCAAGGATTGGTTGCCAGTCGCACACGCGAAGGGTGACGCGACCCTGGGTGCTGCGATTTTCAAGAAGCATTGTGCGAACTGTCACCGACACAGTGGCGAAGGTGCCGACGTTGGCCCCGACCTCACGGGCATGGCGGTTCACCCGAAGGAAGAATTGCTGACTCACATTCTGGATCCCAATCAAAGTGTCGAGGGCAACTTCCGAACGTTCGCCGTGCTGACCACCGAAGGTCAAGTCATCACCGGAATGCTGGGCGGCGAATCGCGAACGTCGATCGAATTGATCGATGCTCAAGCGAAACGTCACACGATCCTTCGAGAAGAGATTGAACAGCTCAACGCATCCAGCCAATCGCTGATGCCGGAGGGCTTCGAAAGCCAGATCAAACGCGAAGAGATGACGGACTTGCTCGAGTTCCTGACGGCTCGCGGCAAGTACACTCCGCTTTCGTTCTCGGGGATTGCCACGGCGGTCAGCACCCGCGGCATGTTCAGCGATGGCGACAACGGACCGGACCGGATCATCTTCCCCGATTGGACGCCGAAGAAACACAACGGTGTTCCGTTCACCTTGGTCGATCCGCAAGACGGACGCGTTCCGAACGTGATCTTGTTGCACGGACCACAGGGTACAAAACCGCCGTTGATGCCCAAGCAAGTCCCATTGGTTTGCAACGCAACCGCGTCGGCGATTCACGTGTTGGGTGCTGTCAGCGGATGGGGATTCCCCTATGGCCAAGAAGGCTCGCACACCGCGACTATCCGTCTGAATTATGCCGATGGGACGGTCGAGGATCACAAACTGCTCAATGGCGTTCACTTCGCGGACTACATTCGTCGAGTCGACGTGCCCCAGTCCGAATTCGCGTTCGATGTCCGTGGACAACAAGTTCGCTACTTGAAGCTCACGCCGAAACGCCAAGAACCGCTGAAGACGATCGAGCTGATCAAAGGCGACGATTCCAGCTCGCCGATCTTCGTCGCCATCACGGTCGAGTCACCATGA
- a CDS encoding extracellular solute-binding protein, with product MKTVWLFRRLFSAILVGLGGLFASMTLGMTGCVSRSESDVVVYSALDEEFAAPILASFERSTDHEIGVIGKFDIESTKTVGLANQLIAEAESPRCDLFWNNEIMHTVRLQKLGLLEPHDWDVPSTWPTDMLASDGTWCGFAARARVLLINTDLLAQKENWPSQVAELADPKWSQRCAMARPLFGTTATHFAVLRDLLGPDAAFDLLQQIHDNAVILSGNKQVAQAVSSGKVAWGLTDTDDAIIEKDLGYPVAIVYPDQLPDQPGTLRIPNTLARIKNSPHPIASGVLANFLMTPEIEDRLAMGRSSQLPISKDSKFPPAVLPDEPVRWMRVDFEAAAEGWDEWAKTLADLFAN from the coding sequence TTGAAAACTGTTTGGCTCTTCCGTCGTTTGTTTTCCGCAATCCTGGTTGGCTTGGGCGGCTTGTTCGCCAGCATGACGTTGGGAATGACCGGTTGTGTGTCTCGTAGCGAATCTGACGTGGTCGTTTATTCCGCACTGGATGAAGAATTCGCTGCGCCCATCCTGGCCTCCTTCGAGCGATCCACCGACCACGAAATCGGAGTGATTGGCAAGTTCGACATCGAATCGACCAAGACTGTTGGACTGGCGAACCAATTGATCGCGGAAGCGGAATCGCCTCGTTGTGATTTGTTTTGGAACAACGAAATCATGCACACGGTCAGGCTGCAAAAGCTGGGACTGCTCGAACCGCATGACTGGGATGTCCCGTCGACTTGGCCGACGGACATGCTTGCCAGCGATGGAACGTGGTGTGGTTTCGCGGCACGTGCACGCGTCCTTTTGATCAACACGGACCTGTTGGCGCAAAAAGAAAATTGGCCCAGCCAAGTTGCGGAATTGGCGGACCCCAAATGGTCGCAACGATGTGCGATGGCGCGTCCATTGTTTGGCACCACAGCGACCCACTTCGCCGTGCTTCGCGATTTGCTAGGTCCGGATGCCGCGTTTGATCTTCTGCAACAAATCCATGACAACGCGGTGATCCTGTCAGGCAACAAACAAGTCGCTCAAGCTGTCTCGTCGGGCAAGGTCGCATGGGGTTTGACGGATACCGACGACGCGATCATTGAAAAAGACTTGGGTTATCCGGTGGCGATCGTCTATCCCGATCAACTGCCCGACCAACCCGGCACCCTTCGCATTCCCAACACGTTGGCTCGCATCAAGAATTCACCTCATCCGATTGCCTCCGGTGTCTTGGCCAACTTTCTAATGACACCGGAAATCGAGGACCGATTGGCAATGGGGCGCAGCAGCCAACTTCCAATCAGCAAAGACTCCAAGTTCCCGCCCGCGGTGTTGCCCGATGAACCCGTGCGTTGGATGCGAGTCGATTTCGAAGCCGCCGCCGAAGGCTGGGACGAATGGGCGAAAACCCTCGCCGACCTCTTCGCCAACTGA
- a CDS encoding FG-GAP-like repeat-containing protein, translating into MKFRDVHPVIVPFLRWPIALLLCVMLGCRESEPKRIVPKVEVKLEESEAAAQPNELLRKAEKAVTQADWKNAKRYLTDLLVVEPSHPAGLFLMARVEAEDGNLENAIEMLSNVSDEDAKFGIAALGQRGEFLRQVGRTHEAIEVWKTLLAKPSVANDPFADQIRDQLISDLQRVGRRIEAGRQLRLMVKRSVATEEHLRSLLYVTQPPKTREAFAKEVELERLRMEGNLPADANQDDADSQSGLNAAWKSLIERRTREAIGLLEEVVKTEPTLQAHALLAYAYSDLQDFDRMRATLLQARRYEESADDLKSFPSFWMAVGAEASYEQNLDEAIHSFATAMKLDPTSDRAHELLASALLLDGKVDLAEAVDERRYLLAGPREAYLAIGPGQPDDLRAGKFLVADLLKLGEVDQACAWRRIIAKRQRGKWGTSDEVRELCRQWQAISEDEILDRQLAGVRPTEFAAVDLAWLESGSIEQLDGKRSGMPNESSYVPPRLVDVAPEVGLDAVFYNRDERVLKLMRLHESLGPGTAALDFDRDGQVDFYVNQASGEAPQSAGTRPNHLFRGLRGEASITYEDVTALAGADDRGYGVGLTVGDWNQDGFDDLVVGNVGRNRLFLNQGDGSFWEASEAIGWTAESFTSSLAMADMDGDALPDLIEINYVTDPRMYEAVETNGLGLPTNLPGPNRFRAALDRLWLGGPRGRVNGVTLRRDAKVNFGEESAKPTSGENDFTDDEESDPLLDHSLPKIGDDAFPGLGVIVGQMDGAPGLECFVANDSRPNQFWKVQRDGNLVQLQQFAETIGLATSSQGKTTACMGVAAADFDRNGYQDLVVTNWYDEWLNLYQQTSPGMYRDVAIAFGLDRFSDRHVGFGTQGIDYDNNGWVDLLIGNGHIEDLTHQLLRFQMETQVLVNLGDRFEQADMESEVGGYWSEPHIGRSMTRCDHNRDGRLDALLSDLHDPLALLENQTESQQHWIQFVLTARDSERLAIGTRVEVRGTPLPSVAELNAGSGYAASNQAIVHLGLAAMEEPVDVQITWPDGTKQQLEGLAVDQRYLVVEGQEVWTDE; encoded by the coding sequence TTGAAATTTCGCGACGTTCATCCAGTAATCGTTCCCTTTCTTCGTTGGCCCATCGCACTGTTGCTGTGCGTGATGCTTGGATGTCGCGAGAGCGAGCCCAAACGCATTGTGCCAAAGGTGGAGGTGAAGCTGGAGGAAAGCGAGGCAGCAGCACAACCCAACGAGTTGCTTCGCAAAGCTGAAAAGGCGGTCACGCAGGCCGATTGGAAGAACGCGAAACGTTATTTGACGGACCTGTTGGTCGTGGAGCCGTCGCATCCGGCCGGGTTGTTTTTGATGGCTCGCGTGGAGGCGGAAGATGGCAATCTCGAGAACGCGATCGAGATGCTGAGCAACGTTTCGGACGAAGACGCCAAGTTCGGAATCGCGGCTTTGGGACAGCGAGGCGAATTCCTGCGGCAGGTGGGGCGAACTCACGAAGCCATCGAGGTTTGGAAAACGCTGCTGGCCAAACCAAGCGTCGCGAATGACCCGTTTGCCGATCAAATTCGCGATCAGTTGATCAGTGACCTGCAGCGTGTGGGACGTCGAATTGAAGCGGGCCGACAACTACGTTTGATGGTGAAACGTTCCGTCGCGACAGAAGAGCACTTGCGAAGCCTCCTGTACGTCACTCAGCCACCGAAGACTCGAGAGGCGTTCGCAAAGGAAGTCGAGTTGGAACGGTTGCGGATGGAAGGGAACCTGCCCGCCGACGCGAACCAGGACGACGCTGATTCGCAAAGCGGTTTGAACGCGGCGTGGAAGTCGCTGATCGAAAGGCGAACCCGCGAAGCCATTGGGTTGCTCGAAGAGGTGGTGAAGACGGAGCCGACGCTTCAGGCCCATGCGTTGTTGGCGTACGCCTATTCCGATTTACAGGACTTTGATCGGATGCGTGCCACTTTGTTGCAGGCGCGCCGCTATGAGGAGTCGGCCGATGATTTAAAATCCTTCCCGTCGTTCTGGATGGCGGTGGGTGCGGAGGCAAGCTACGAGCAGAACCTCGACGAGGCGATTCATTCGTTTGCGACCGCCATGAAGTTGGATCCGACTTCTGATCGAGCTCACGAGTTGCTCGCGTCGGCCTTATTGCTGGATGGCAAGGTTGATTTGGCAGAGGCGGTTGATGAACGCCGGTATTTGTTGGCCGGCCCGAGAGAAGCCTACTTGGCCATTGGACCCGGCCAGCCAGATGACTTGCGAGCGGGAAAGTTCCTGGTGGCCGATCTGTTGAAGTTGGGTGAAGTGGACCAGGCGTGTGCGTGGCGTCGAATCATTGCCAAACGCCAACGTGGCAAATGGGGAACCTCCGATGAAGTGCGGGAGCTGTGTCGACAATGGCAAGCCATCAGCGAAGACGAGATTCTCGACCGACAATTGGCTGGCGTTCGTCCGACGGAATTCGCGGCAGTGGATTTGGCTTGGTTGGAATCCGGATCGATTGAACAGCTCGATGGCAAGCGATCCGGAATGCCGAATGAATCATCGTATGTTCCGCCGCGTTTGGTCGACGTTGCGCCGGAGGTCGGTTTGGACGCGGTTTTCTACAACCGTGACGAACGCGTGCTGAAGCTAATGCGATTGCATGAATCGCTGGGACCAGGGACCGCAGCGTTGGATTTCGACCGCGACGGACAGGTCGATTTTTACGTCAATCAGGCATCGGGGGAGGCTCCGCAGTCCGCGGGGACGCGACCCAATCATCTGTTTCGCGGTTTACGCGGCGAGGCATCGATCACCTACGAAGACGTGACGGCTTTGGCAGGAGCCGATGATCGTGGGTACGGCGTGGGGCTGACGGTTGGTGATTGGAACCAAGATGGGTTTGACGATTTGGTGGTGGGGAATGTTGGTCGCAATCGATTGTTTTTGAACCAGGGCGATGGAAGCTTTTGGGAAGCGAGCGAAGCGATCGGATGGACGGCCGAGTCGTTCACGTCCTCGTTGGCAATGGCGGACATGGATGGCGACGCGTTGCCGGACTTGATCGAGATCAACTACGTCACAGACCCGCGCATGTACGAAGCCGTGGAAACGAATGGTTTGGGCTTGCCCACCAACCTGCCCGGTCCGAACCGATTTCGCGCGGCGTTGGATCGTCTTTGGTTGGGTGGGCCGCGAGGCAGGGTGAATGGCGTGACGCTCCGACGTGATGCGAAAGTGAATTTCGGAGAAGAGTCGGCAAAACCGACGTCCGGAGAGAATGACTTCACGGACGACGAAGAGAGCGATCCGCTGCTGGATCATTCGTTGCCCAAAATCGGCGACGATGCCTTTCCAGGGCTGGGGGTGATCGTCGGACAAATGGACGGGGCACCGGGACTGGAATGTTTCGTCGCGAACGATTCACGCCCCAACCAGTTTTGGAAAGTCCAGCGTGATGGCAACCTCGTCCAGCTCCAACAATTCGCGGAAACGATTGGTTTGGCGACCAGTTCGCAGGGCAAGACAACGGCGTGCATGGGAGTTGCTGCCGCTGACTTTGATCGCAACGGGTACCAAGATTTGGTCGTCACAAATTGGTACGACGAATGGTTGAACCTGTACCAGCAAACATCGCCGGGAATGTACCGAGACGTCGCCATCGCGTTTGGCTTGGACCGGTTCAGCGATCGACACGTCGGATTTGGAACGCAGGGGATCGACTACGACAACAACGGTTGGGTGGATCTGTTGATTGGCAACGGACACATCGAAGATCTGACGCACCAGTTGCTGCGTTTTCAGATGGAGACTCAGGTGCTGGTGAACCTGGGCGATCGCTTCGAACAGGCTGACATGGAGTCAGAAGTGGGCGGGTACTGGAGTGAGCCTCACATCGGACGCAGCATGACGCGTTGCGATCACAACCGGGACGGACGTTTGGACGCGTTGTTGTCTGACCTGCATGACCCGTTGGCGTTGCTTGAGAACCAAACTGAATCGCAGCAGCACTGGATTCAGTTTGTGTTGACCGCTCGAGATAGCGAACGTTTGGCCATTGGGACTCGCGTGGAAGTCCGGGGAACACCACTACCAAGCGTTGCCGAGCTCAACGCGGGGAGCGGCTACGCGGCGAGCAACCAAGCGATCGTCCATCTGGGACTGGCCGCGATGGAGGAGCCAGTCGACGTGCAAATCACTTGGCCGGATGGGACCAAGCAGCAACTCGAAGGTCTCGCCGTCGACCAACGTTACTTGGTGGTCGAGGGACAAGAAGTCTGGACCGACGAGTGA